The following coding sequences lie in one Brevibacterium marinum genomic window:
- a CDS encoding type II toxin-antitoxin system VapC family toxin has translation MNFLLDTNTVSALRIRGRHPEVEKRSETVPLTAQFISAPTLAEIERGVTSKERQGSCQRLVLRGWLEERLLPGFAGRIHVFDVWAARVLGLFRVPEHVPLDDVLIASIAVAKGMTVATRNTRHFEPLEGVRLVNPWVSH, from the coding sequence GTGAACTTCCTGCTGGACACAAACACGGTCTCTGCACTTCGCATTCGCGGTCGTCACCCCGAAGTCGAGAAGCGGTCCGAAACTGTGCCACTCACCGCGCAGTTCATTTCCGCACCAACCCTTGCCGAGATCGAACGCGGAGTTACGTCGAAAGAGCGGCAGGGCTCGTGTCAACGATTGGTTCTCCGTGGGTGGCTCGAGGAGCGATTGCTTCCAGGGTTTGCCGGCCGTATTCACGTTTTCGACGTTTGGGCCGCGCGCGTCTTGGGCTTGTTCCGAGTTCCTGAGCACGTTCCGCTCGACGACGTGCTGATCGCATCGATTGCGGTAGCCAAGGGCATGACCGTCGCTACCCGCAACACGAGACATTTCGAGCCTCTTGAGGGCGTTCGGCTGGTCAATCCATGGGTCAGTCACTGA
- a CDS encoding AarF/UbiB family protein produces MTILYSIGLGLINALIVGFLVRRMMFTGTGAARNTVVSLIMGLSIWPITLQAYRLLGISESDQYPSLDMSFPAIMVFLLLFAWFIVIQMFILLAIELIMPSGTLSALIRSAPKIPTWYRRVSRLAQIQKILIKFGLSRYLKPRIPTLRVSLREIAATTRDALAASGVTFIKLGQFIATRGDMIPHEFVEEFSTLQAGVAPVPFSEVRDQLEHEWGKPVAEVFAEFDEVPFAGASVAQVHRAVTWEGREVAVKVQRPKIRKQVKADCDIVITLAARLERSTDWAKKVGIGKLAHSFVSSLQGELDYRGELAQIEALRTADESGRKAAGTDSMVSIPGVYREYSGEYVIVMDLVEGAPLSHAPEVVDGLSQLARTEIAEDLFLMVVRQVLGKGIFHADLHPGNIVVSKAGRAGLVDFGAVGRIDKRDRRAIALLLMAFDSQNSQAATAAILELLGNPSDVNLRELQREIGQIMLKYGDGLPGSTSAALFGELIDFVVDFGFPMPASVATAFRAISTLEGSIMRLDPEMDLLTLVTHNGKTLLREIGGLGVDRQELTLYAAATAPQIAELPGQLSRIAGHLQDGTLDVGTSGLNISMIKNLLVSTVDQFIQVIVATALILGGVILMAADFGPALAPELKLFTYFGAWVLLVGSVIAALVLAPALRQRMAWEGLE; encoded by the coding sequence GTGACAATCCTCTATTCCATCGGCTTGGGTCTCATCAATGCGCTCATCGTGGGTTTCCTTGTCCGGCGGATGATGTTCACCGGCACCGGCGCCGCCCGCAACACAGTCGTCTCCCTCATCATGGGACTCTCGATCTGGCCGATCACCCTCCAGGCCTACAGACTCCTCGGCATCTCCGAATCGGATCAGTACCCGAGCCTGGACATGAGCTTCCCAGCCATCATGGTCTTCCTGCTGCTCTTTGCCTGGTTCATCGTCATCCAGATGTTCATCCTGCTGGCCATCGAACTCATCATGCCCTCAGGCACACTCAGCGCACTCATCCGCTCGGCGCCCAAGATTCCCACCTGGTATCGCCGAGTCAGCAGGCTGGCCCAGATCCAGAAGATCCTCATCAAATTCGGGCTCTCCCGGTACCTCAAACCCCGGATCCCCACCCTGAGGGTATCTCTGCGGGAGATCGCGGCAACCACGCGTGATGCACTCGCCGCCTCCGGCGTCACATTCATCAAGCTCGGGCAGTTCATCGCCACCCGCGGGGACATGATTCCGCACGAGTTCGTTGAGGAGTTCTCGACCCTGCAAGCCGGTGTGGCACCCGTGCCGTTCAGTGAGGTCCGGGACCAGCTCGAGCACGAATGGGGCAAGCCCGTCGCCGAGGTGTTCGCGGAGTTCGACGAGGTCCCCTTCGCGGGCGCCTCGGTCGCCCAGGTCCATCGGGCCGTGACCTGGGAAGGTCGTGAGGTCGCCGTCAAGGTGCAGCGCCCGAAGATCCGTAAGCAGGTCAAGGCCGATTGCGACATCGTCATTACGCTGGCTGCGAGACTCGAACGGTCCACGGATTGGGCGAAGAAGGTCGGCATCGGCAAGCTGGCCCACAGCTTTGTCTCCTCTCTGCAGGGCGAGCTCGACTACCGCGGTGAGCTGGCCCAGATCGAGGCTCTGCGCACTGCCGATGAGTCCGGTCGGAAGGCCGCCGGTACGGACTCCATGGTGAGCATTCCGGGTGTGTACCGGGAGTACTCGGGGGAGTACGTCATCGTGATGGACCTCGTGGAAGGGGCGCCGCTGTCCCACGCCCCCGAGGTGGTCGACGGTCTGTCACAGCTGGCGCGCACAGAGATCGCCGAGGATCTCTTCCTCATGGTTGTGCGGCAGGTGCTTGGCAAGGGCATCTTCCACGCCGACCTGCACCCGGGCAACATCGTGGTCTCGAAGGCGGGCCGTGCGGGCCTGGTCGACTTCGGTGCTGTGGGTCGCATCGACAAACGTGATCGCCGAGCGATCGCTCTGCTGCTCATGGCATTCGACTCCCAGAACTCACAGGCCGCGACAGCGGCGATCCTCGAACTGTTGGGCAACCCCAGTGACGTCAATCTGCGCGAGCTTCAGCGGGAGATCGGGCAGATCATGCTCAAATACGGAGACGGCCTGCCAGGGTCGACCTCGGCGGCGCTGTTCGGTGAGCTCATCGACTTCGTCGTCGACTTCGGATTCCCCATGCCGGCGTCGGTGGCCACGGCGTTCCGTGCGATCAGCACGCTGGAGGGCTCGATTATGCGGCTCGATCCGGAGATGGACCTGCTGACTCTGGTCACCCACAACGGCAAGACATTGCTGCGGGAGATCGGGGGGCTCGGCGTCGACAGGCAGGAGCTGACTCTCTACGCCGCGGCAACAGCCCCACAGATCGCGGAGCTTCCCGGCCAACTCTCCCGCATCGCCGGGCACCTGCAGGACGGAACCCTCGACGTCGGGACGAGTGGTCTGAATATTTCGATGATCAAGAATCTGCTCGTGTCGACGGTGGACCAGTTCATCCAGGTGATCGTGGCGACGGCCCTCATCCTCGGTGGAGTCATCCTCATGGCCGCCGACTTCGGTCCGGCATTGGCTCCCGAGCTGAAACTATTCACCTACTTCGGGGCGTGGGTGCTGCTGGTCGGCAGCGTCATCGCCGCACTGGTGTTGGCACCTGCTCTACGGCAACGCATGGCGTGGGAAGGGCTGGAGTAG
- a CDS encoding FGGY family carbohydrate kinase — translation MKTQAVLGIDAGTTAVKSVVLSTTGTVLGSARAELSVQRATHTYAEQDMIDVWESVCRTAIAALNQAASAEVIAVSVTGQGDGAWLVDANGRPTGPALLWLDGRASDRVDKWQLDGRADSVRRITGSALFPGALQVLLEEIETTEPEKIEASAHHLNCKDWIRFRLTGDIATDPTEASRTYLDVGTGNYSGDLIKELGHERFQRLLPPIKPSTDIAGTVTAEAAAATGLPVGLPVVTGMVDTPLGGIGLGTAKPGQAYAIMGTTSFVGAIHDHRIAAYHQPVITLSFDGKGKVLECFAPMNGTPNLDWARTVLGLADLDWDDIEALAHTALPGAGGVIYLPYTSTSGERAPFVAPAASASWMNLSVSTTVAEMIRAVYEGLAQSLCECMDELGIGSSSVVRLSGGGARSDTICQVLADVSGRAIERSDDAELGARGCAALALVATGTVESIDVAMNVLSMPVRRFEPDDDLYKFYSTQATTFRQVRDALRPQWPGLRQLRADSHRQVTAPAPSI, via the coding sequence TTGAAGACACAGGCAGTATTGGGTATTGACGCCGGCACCACCGCCGTGAAGTCCGTCGTCCTATCGACGACCGGGACGGTGTTAGGCTCCGCACGGGCCGAACTGTCGGTCCAGCGCGCTACACATACGTACGCAGAACAGGACATGATCGACGTATGGGAATCTGTCTGCCGCACTGCCATCGCCGCTCTCAACCAAGCCGCCTCAGCCGAAGTCATCGCCGTATCCGTCACCGGTCAGGGCGACGGCGCATGGCTGGTTGACGCGAACGGTCGCCCGACAGGTCCGGCACTGCTCTGGTTGGACGGTCGAGCGAGCGATCGGGTCGACAAATGGCAGCTCGACGGCCGCGCCGATTCTGTCCGGCGAATCACGGGTTCGGCCCTCTTCCCCGGGGCACTACAGGTCCTGTTGGAGGAGATCGAAACGACTGAACCCGAGAAGATCGAGGCCTCTGCACACCATCTCAACTGCAAAGATTGGATCCGCTTTCGCCTGACGGGCGACATCGCTACGGATCCGACCGAGGCAAGCCGAACCTACCTCGACGTCGGTACCGGGAACTACTCGGGAGACCTCATCAAAGAACTCGGCCACGAACGCTTCCAACGGTTGTTGCCTCCGATCAAACCCTCGACTGACATCGCAGGTACAGTCACCGCCGAAGCCGCTGCCGCCACCGGCCTCCCAGTCGGTCTGCCCGTCGTGACTGGCATGGTCGACACTCCGTTAGGTGGAATCGGACTGGGTACCGCGAAGCCAGGACAGGCTTATGCGATTATGGGCACAACAAGTTTCGTGGGAGCTATTCACGACCACCGGATCGCGGCGTACCACCAGCCGGTCATCACTCTTTCATTCGATGGCAAGGGCAAAGTGCTCGAGTGCTTCGCCCCAATGAATGGAACCCCCAATCTCGACTGGGCTCGCACAGTGCTGGGGCTGGCCGATCTGGATTGGGACGACATCGAAGCCCTCGCACACACGGCACTGCCAGGTGCTGGCGGCGTCATCTACCTCCCTTACACCAGCACCAGCGGGGAGCGCGCGCCCTTCGTTGCCCCCGCCGCCTCCGCGAGTTGGATGAACCTCTCGGTTAGCACAACGGTCGCCGAGATGATCCGAGCGGTGTACGAAGGACTCGCACAATCATTGTGCGAGTGCATGGACGAGCTTGGCATCGGGTCCTCCTCCGTCGTACGACTCAGCGGCGGCGGTGCTCGATCTGACACCATCTGCCAAGTTCTCGCCGATGTCTCCGGCAGGGCGATCGAACGGTCGGACGACGCTGAGCTCGGCGCACGCGGTTGCGCGGCTCTGGCGCTTGTGGCCACCGGTACCGTCGAAAGCATCGACGTTGCGATGAATGTGCTCTCCATGCCGGTTCGGCGGTTTGAACCCGATGATGACCTCTACAAATTCTATTCCACGCAAGCGACGACGTTCCGACAGGTGCGAGATGCGCTGAGACCACAATGGCCGGGACTGCGTCAGCTTCGGGCCGATTCGCATCGACAGGTCACAGCACCCGCCCCCTCGATTTGA
- a CDS encoding sugar-binding transcriptional regulator yields MSDRRVVGRVARLHFENGLTHQEIAKLFNLSRVKVTRLLAEARQTGIVEITVHSDERPFFEVEKALADRFGLKGVWVSPPIESADSSNQPLDGRVLGVTGAEAMQTMLGQAKRVVIGLSAAVSSSAQHLPEFAAPELEIFPLAGGRAGRASGSNPQELVATVATATGGQGFQLPAPLIAADSRVYEALMDMAGCAAVLDEAAQADLLIVGVGTSQKVAPVFRQQVSQTDLEEIAHSAAVGDISARFFDAAGQALEEDLDSRVIGLSLAQMGRISHRLGIAGGLAKVDAVRGAVVSGLINYLVTDLACAQALLRDPE; encoded by the coding sequence ATGAGTGACAGGCGGGTAGTCGGGAGAGTGGCCCGGCTGCATTTCGAGAATGGTCTCACTCACCAGGAGATCGCCAAGCTATTCAACCTCTCCAGAGTCAAAGTCACCCGACTGTTGGCGGAAGCGAGGCAAACAGGCATCGTGGAGATCACGGTCCATTCTGATGAACGTCCCTTTTTTGAAGTCGAGAAGGCGTTGGCAGATCGGTTTGGGCTCAAAGGTGTCTGGGTCTCGCCTCCAATCGAGTCGGCGGATAGCAGCAATCAGCCTCTTGACGGGCGAGTGCTCGGCGTTACCGGTGCCGAAGCAATGCAGACTATGCTCGGGCAAGCCAAACGGGTGGTGATCGGGCTGAGTGCCGCAGTGAGCTCGAGTGCACAGCATCTGCCGGAGTTCGCGGCTCCTGAATTGGAGATATTCCCGTTGGCCGGTGGACGAGCAGGTCGAGCAAGCGGCTCGAACCCCCAGGAACTGGTAGCCACAGTGGCAACTGCGACTGGAGGTCAGGGGTTTCAGCTGCCAGCCCCTTTGATCGCCGCAGATTCCCGTGTCTATGAGGCGCTCATGGACATGGCGGGCTGCGCAGCTGTCCTTGATGAGGCGGCACAGGCGGACCTTCTCATCGTCGGTGTGGGCACTTCTCAGAAGGTGGCTCCTGTGTTCCGTCAACAGGTCAGTCAGACTGATCTCGAGGAGATCGCCCATTCTGCCGCGGTCGGAGACATATCCGCCCGGTTCTTCGATGCTGCAGGACAAGCCCTGGAGGAAGATCTGGACAGCCGGGTGATCGGTCTGTCTCTGGCCCAGATGGGACGGATCTCCCATAGGTTGGGGATCGCGGGCGGCCTAGCCAAGGTCGATGCCGTACGTGGGGCAGTTGTGTCCGGGCTCATCAACTATCTGGTAACTGACTTGGCATGTGCTCAGGCTCTGCTCCGAGACCCGGAATAG
- a CDS encoding FitA-like ribbon-helix-helix domain-containing protein produces MEQILIRNLPEGTKAILRQRAAEHDSSIEAEARAILAAGLAVDTPTLVDLISMRADADVDFEP; encoded by the coding sequence ATGGAACAGATTCTCATCCGAAACTTGCCTGAAGGAACGAAAGCGATCCTGCGTCAGCGGGCCGCCGAGCATGACTCGAGCATCGAGGCAGAAGCCCGCGCGATACTCGCTGCGGGACTTGCAGTCGACACGCCCACGCTCGTCGATCTGATTTCAATGAGGGCGGATGCCGATGTCGACTTTGAGCCATAG
- a CDS encoding MFS transporter codes for MSGPTAAPQTSGFSRFLTSQGISAKIAWGFLALMLFMVGDGIELSFLSNYLTGQGFGAGSIATLFSVYGFIVAIAAWLAGALAESWGPRRVMIIGGSIWIVLEVVFLVGGVIPGNYTIMIISYAVRAIGYPFFAYGFLVWVTMETPNEVMGKAVGWYWFFNAMGLGVISGYFVSAVVEPFGALGTLWSAIVFVIVATVMVAVLVKSQKSARRPTRKETLDGLVKSVSIMAEKPKVAVGGILRLINTMSYYSFAVFLNVYMVQTIGFSQSEWSSIWGTMLFANVLANLISGYASDLFGRLNVIAWGGGLATAITILGFYYVPQGVGANYLIVIIIGIIYGLALGMYVPLSAVVPLLATEHKAAAVAVLNLGAGASNFVGPVIAGLVPIMGVAPVIWVLAAIYIIGLFLTYLLRAPGIEPEKIETRRIARAARQTELNGATAAEES; via the coding sequence ATGTCCGGACCCACTGCCGCACCACAGACAAGCGGCTTCTCCCGATTCCTCACCAGTCAGGGAATCTCGGCAAAGATCGCCTGGGGTTTCCTCGCGCTGATGCTCTTCATGGTCGGCGACGGCATCGAGCTGAGCTTTTTGTCGAATTACCTCACCGGCCAAGGGTTCGGAGCCGGAAGTATCGCCACCCTATTCTCCGTCTACGGCTTCATCGTCGCCATCGCAGCATGGTTGGCCGGCGCCTTGGCAGAATCGTGGGGGCCCCGCCGGGTAATGATCATCGGAGGCTCTATCTGGATCGTCCTCGAGGTCGTCTTCCTCGTCGGTGGTGTTATACCCGGCAACTATACGATCATGATCATCTCTTACGCGGTCAGAGCGATCGGCTACCCCTTCTTCGCCTATGGCTTCCTTGTCTGGGTGACCATGGAGACTCCGAACGAGGTCATGGGCAAGGCAGTCGGCTGGTATTGGTTCTTCAACGCCATGGGCCTCGGGGTCATCAGCGGCTACTTCGTCTCTGCAGTCGTCGAGCCCTTCGGCGCTCTAGGTACGCTATGGTCCGCCATAGTCTTCGTCATCGTGGCGACCGTCATGGTGGCAGTCCTCGTCAAATCTCAGAAGAGTGCGCGACGGCCGACCAGGAAGGAGACTCTCGACGGACTCGTCAAGTCCGTGTCGATCATGGCTGAAAAACCCAAAGTCGCCGTCGGTGGCATCCTCCGCCTGATCAACACCATGTCGTACTATTCCTTCGCTGTATTCCTCAACGTCTACATGGTGCAGACCATCGGCTTCAGCCAGTCCGAATGGTCATCGATCTGGGGCACCATGCTCTTCGCGAACGTGCTTGCCAACCTCATCTCGGGTTATGCGTCCGACCTTTTCGGTCGGCTCAACGTGATCGCCTGGGGCGGAGGTCTCGCCACTGCCATCACAATTCTCGGCTTCTACTATGTTCCACAGGGCGTCGGTGCGAACTATCTGATCGTCATAATCATTGGCATCATCTACGGCCTCGCCCTCGGTATGTACGTTCCGCTGTCGGCAGTCGTGCCGCTCCTCGCCACAGAGCACAAGGCAGCTGCCGTCGCGGTGCTCAATCTCGGAGCCGGAGCGTCGAACTTCGTCGGCCCGGTGATCGCAGGATTGGTCCCCATTATGGGGGTCGCACCGGTGATATGGGTGCTCGCAGCTATCTACATCATCGGACTGTTCCTCACCTACCTGCTTCGCGCACCGGGAATCGAACCAGAGAAGATCGAAACACGCAGAATTGCACGCGCTGCCAGGCAGACTGAGCTAAACGGCGCAACCGCGGCCGAGGAGAGCTGA